The proteins below come from a single Prolixibacter sp. NT017 genomic window:
- a CDS encoding redoxin domain-containing protein, which produces MKTKTSLLLIALLLGTSLVSFGQMKAVIVGQEMPEFKAAIYQGGEFDLNNYKGKNVMLIFNRGLVVPNHWCNICQYNYMEMIDFDKLNQLEEKHNLKVAFVLPYSKDTVAQWIATIPQQMKVVEQWKYPADTTKLSEGRKRWMHTARKMFPKDHTIKPEDVKTPLTIIADADHKLTDSLGLYDPKFDGGNAPQAIPCVFIIDKNGVVQFKYLSQNTIDRPSYSYLEKVLDDMIDNQ; this is translated from the coding sequence ATGAAAACAAAAACTTCATTGTTACTGATTGCCCTGTTGCTGGGCACCTCGCTCGTTAGTTTCGGACAGATGAAAGCGGTAATTGTTGGACAGGAAATGCCTGAATTCAAAGCTGCCATATACCAGGGCGGCGAGTTCGACCTCAACAATTACAAAGGCAAGAATGTGATGCTGATATTCAATCGCGGCCTGGTTGTTCCCAACCACTGGTGCAACATCTGCCAATACAACTACATGGAGATGATTGACTTTGACAAACTCAACCAGCTGGAAGAAAAGCACAACCTGAAAGTGGCTTTTGTGCTTCCCTACAGTAAGGACACCGTTGCCCAGTGGATTGCCACCATCCCTCAACAGATGAAAGTAGTGGAACAGTGGAAATACCCTGCCGACACAACCAAACTTTCGGAAGGACGGAAACGCTGGATGCATACAGCCCGTAAAATGTTTCCGAAAGACCACACCATCAAACCTGAAGACGTGAAAACGCCGCTCACCATCATCGCCGACGCCGACCACAAACTCACCGATTCGCTTGGACTTTACGACCCAAAATTTGACGGTGGCAATGCTCCGCAAGCTATTCCCTGCGTATTCATTATCGACAAAAACGGCGTGGTGCAATTCAAATATCTTAGTCAAAATACCATCGACCGACCGAGTTACAGTTACCTGGAAAAGGTACTCGACGACATGATTGACAACCAATAG
- a CDS encoding glycoside hydrolase family 27 protein: protein MKKLTTLLLLVFFSTQLFAQKTETVAATPPMGWNSWNKFGCNVSEKLIKEMADAMVNSGMADAGYQYIVIDDCWQVGRDSAGNIIPDPKRFPDGMKALADYIHTRGLKFGIYSCAGSMTCQKRPGSRGYQFQDARQYAAWGVDYLKYDWCYNEGQNAEAAYKTMSDALKATGRPIVFSICEWGSNKPWEWGKGIGNLWRTTGDIFDSFKGTLNWGGKGVLDIIDLNADLWKYAGPGHWNDPDMLEVGNGGMTDEEYKTHFSMWCMLAAPLMAGNDLRSMDDETKKILTNEEVIQVDQDALGEQGFRFIDYGDQEIWVKFLQNDELAVCFLNRADTPWNVNYDWAKVGIGHAKHYVSFSDKKYDLRDLWQHKAIGNTGKNLTADVPAHGVLMLRLTPEKK, encoded by the coding sequence ATGAAAAAACTAACAACGCTACTTTTACTGGTATTCTTTAGCACACAACTCTTCGCGCAAAAAACGGAAACAGTGGCAGCCACTCCTCCGATGGGCTGGAACAGCTGGAACAAATTTGGCTGTAACGTCAGTGAGAAACTCATCAAAGAGATGGCCGACGCCATGGTGAACAGCGGCATGGCCGATGCCGGCTACCAGTATATTGTCATCGACGACTGCTGGCAGGTAGGCCGCGATAGCGCCGGCAACATCATTCCCGATCCGAAACGTTTCCCTGACGGGATGAAAGCCCTGGCCGATTACATCCATACCAGGGGACTAAAATTCGGAATTTACTCCTGTGCCGGCTCCATGACCTGCCAGAAACGTCCCGGAAGCCGCGGCTACCAGTTTCAGGATGCCCGTCAGTATGCAGCCTGGGGAGTCGATTACCTGAAGTACGACTGGTGTTACAACGAAGGACAAAATGCCGAAGCCGCTTACAAAACCATGAGCGATGCGCTAAAAGCTACCGGCCGCCCCATCGTATTCAGCATTTGCGAGTGGGGGTCCAACAAGCCGTGGGAATGGGGCAAAGGCATTGGCAACCTGTGGCGCACCACCGGCGACATTTTCGATTCATTCAAAGGAACCCTCAACTGGGGCGGCAAAGGAGTACTGGACATTATCGACCTCAATGCCGACCTATGGAAGTATGCGGGTCCCGGCCACTGGAACGACCCCGATATGCTGGAAGTAGGCAACGGTGGTATGACTGACGAAGAGTACAAAACACACTTCAGTATGTGGTGTATGTTAGCCGCTCCATTAATGGCCGGCAACGATCTCCGCAGCATGGATGACGAAACGAAGAAGATACTCACCAATGAGGAGGTTATTCAGGTTGACCAGGATGCGCTGGGAGAACAGGGATTCCGCTTCATCGACTATGGCGACCAGGAAATTTGGGTAAAGTTCCTTCAAAACGACGAGCTGGCCGTTTGTTTTCTCAACCGCGCCGACACCCCCTGGAACGTCAATTATGATTGGGCAAAAGTCGGCATCGGTCACGCGAAACACTATGTCTCCTTCAGCGATAAAAAATATGACCTGCGCGACCTGTGGCAACACAAAGCTATCGGCAACACAGGCAAAAACCTCACCGCCGACGTCCCCGCTCACGGTGTGTTAATGCTGCGGTTAACACCGGAAAAGAAATAA